A genome region from Wielerella bovis includes the following:
- a CDS encoding REP-associated tyrosine transposase: MQYRRFYRQGALYFFTVVTYQRRPILTNPDVMPILKAAFKTVQQKYPFKIIALVVLPDHLHTIWQLPENDANFSIRWNQIKRYVSHHCKHYDNLNKTASEIKKRQSSFWQQRFWEHCIRDDEDFANCMDYIHYNPVKHGYVQAAKDWRFSTFHKYVAQDVYPEDWGGVIQDFDYE; the protein is encoded by the coding sequence ATGCAATATCGCCGATTTTACCGACAAGGCGCGTTGTATTTTTTCACGGTTGTCACTTATCAACGCCGCCCGATATTGACTAATCCTGATGTAATGCCTATCTTAAAAGCAGCATTTAAAACGGTACAACAAAAATATCCGTTTAAAATTATTGCATTGGTTGTGCTGCCTGACCACTTGCATACCATTTGGCAACTGCCTGAAAATGATGCGAATTTTTCAATTCGCTGGAATCAAATCAAACGCTATGTTAGCCATCATTGCAAGCATTATGATAATTTGAACAAAACCGCCAGCGAAATCAAAAAACGTCAAAGCAGCTTTTGGCAACAGCGTTTTTGGGAACATTGCATACGCGATGACGAAGATTTTGCCAATTGCATGGATTATATTCATTACAACCCTGTGAAACATGGCTATGTGCAAGCTGCCAAAGATTGGCGGTTCTCCACATTTCATAAATATGTGGCACAAGATGTTTATCCTGAGGATTGGGGTGGCGTTATTCAAGATTTTGATTACGAATAA
- the hrpA gene encoding ATP-dependent RNA helicase HrpA — MKPDLNQILCKDRHFLRTAFRQPEKFGGIEKVQQKYAKSHEIYQKRRQNLPTPTFDDSLPVHAKRDEIRAAIAANQVVIICGETGSGKTTQIPKICLELGRGAAGLIGHTQPRRLAARSVAERIAEELGSPIGQAVGYKVRFNDQISRDSSIKLMTDGILLAETQTDRFLTAYDTIIIDEAHERRLNIDFLLGYLKQLLPSRPDLKIIITSATIDADRFSQHFNNAPVIEVSGRTFPVEILYRPINTLDEDEAEIEIADAIVDAADELARLGEGDILVFLAGEREIREAAEALRKSPLRKNDDILPLFARLSAQEQHKIFHPTGSQRRIILATNVAETSLTVPRIKYVIDTGLARVKRYSARAKVEQLHVEKISQAAARQRSGRCGRVAAGVAVRLYEESDFNQRPAFTDPEIIRSNLAAVILRLMALGFGNIEEFPLLDMPDPRYINDGYQVLLELGAIAEV, encoded by the coding sequence ATGAAACCCGACCTAAACCAAATTCTCTGTAAAGACCGCCATTTTCTGAGAACCGCTTTCAGGCAGCCTGAAAAATTCGGTGGCATAGAAAAAGTACAACAAAAATACGCCAAATCCCACGAAATCTACCAAAAACGCCGCCAAAATCTGCCAACGCCCACTTTTGATGACAGCCTCCCTGTCCACGCCAAACGCGATGAAATTCGCGCTGCCATCGCCGCCAACCAAGTTGTGATTATTTGTGGCGAAACAGGTTCGGGCAAAACCACGCAAATTCCCAAAATCTGCTTGGAATTGGGGCGCGGCGCGGCGGGTTTGATTGGACATACCCAACCACGCCGTTTGGCGGCGCGTTCGGTGGCAGAACGGATTGCGGAAGAATTGGGCAGCCCCATCGGTCAAGCGGTCGGCTACAAAGTGCGCTTCAACGACCAAATTTCACGCGATTCATCAATAAAATTGATGACAGACGGCATTTTGCTTGCCGAAACACAAACCGACCGTTTTTTAACCGCCTATGACACCATTATTATTGACGAAGCGCATGAACGCAGACTGAATATTGATTTTCTATTAGGCTATTTAAAACAATTACTTCCCTCTCGTCCCGACTTAAAAATCATCATCACGTCCGCTACAATTGACGCGGATAGATTTTCGCAACATTTCAACAACGCACCCGTGATTGAAGTAAGTGGGCGCACTTTCCCCGTAGAAATTTTGTATCGCCCCATCAATACTTTAGATGAAGACGAAGCGGAAATTGAAATCGCAGACGCAATTGTGGACGCGGCAGACGAATTGGCGCGTTTGGGCGAAGGCGATATTCTCGTTTTTTTGGCGGGCGAACGCGAAATCCGTGAAGCGGCAGAAGCCTTACGTAAATCGCCATTACGCAAAAATGACGACATTTTGCCGCTTTTTGCGCGATTATCGGCGCAAGAACAGCACAAAATCTTCCACCCAACGGGTTCGCAACGGCGCATTATTTTGGCGACCAATGTGGCGGAAACTTCGCTGACCGTGCCGCGCATTAAATATGTGATAGACACGGGTTTGGCGCGCGTCAAGCGTTATTCCGCAAGGGCAAAAGTGGAACAGTTGCACGTGGAGAAAATTTCGCAAGCGGCTGCGCGGCAGCGTTCGGGGCGATGTGGGCGCGTGGCGGCTGGCGTGGCAGTGCGTTTGTATGAAGAAAGTGATTTTAATCAAAGACCTGCGTTTACCGACCCTGAAATCATTCGCAGCAATTTGGCGGCGGTGATTTTGCGGTTAATGGCATTGGGTTTTGGTAATATTGAAGAATTTCCGCTGTTGGATATGCCTGACCCACGCTATATCAATGACGGTTATCAGGTTTTATTGGAATTGGGCGCGATTGCGGAAGTTTGA
- a CDS encoding TetR family transcriptional regulator, with product MNTPQDPRAERTLAAIETAFVDLMQMHDFEDITAQAIIQRANINRNTFYKYYDGKQGLANKLAGNLKREYEQMIAVYFSDDFQKLIHNISPMMFAKRRLILTLWRINTRKLHVYTDMENLIKQGFIKYAQMQQTGRDWDFAAEMFAKLLLNSARYFWERDQQIPIKQVFADWDAMLNIAKR from the coding sequence ATGAACACGCCACAAGACCCACGCGCCGAACGTACTTTGGCGGCGATTGAAACCGCGTTTGTAGATTTAATGCAAATGCATGATTTTGAAGACATTACCGCGCAAGCGATTATTCAACGCGCCAACATCAATCGCAATACATTTTATAAATACTATGATGGTAAACAAGGACTTGCTAACAAATTGGCAGGTAATCTGAAACGCGAATACGAACAAATGATTGCCGTGTATTTCAGCGATGATTTCCAGAAGTTGATTCACAACATCAGTCCGATGATGTTTGCCAAACGCCGCCTGATTTTGACATTGTGGCGGATTAACACGCGCAAATTACACGTTTACACTGATATGGAAAACTTGATTAAACAAGGATTTATAAAATATGCCCAAATGCAACAAACCGGGCGCGATTGGGATTTTGCTGCCGAAATGTTCGCTAAATTGCTGCTTAATAGTGCGCGTTATTTTTGGGAACGCGACCAGCAAATTCCGATTAAACAAGTCTTTGCTGATTGGGACGCGATGTTGAATATCGCAAAACGTTGA
- a CDS encoding DUF4334 domain-containing protein yields the protein MSALSDGLAQFACFRLPESWVNYTHLFKQHIASNIMNLKQEFDQLKAQNRFEDETVLMNFFDKLPPVGVEEILSKWQGGDFDTGHWGTPELKKQKWFGKWFRSQLDGSPLVCYNEDGKLYANQLMNGECSLWMIEFRGKVSATMVYDGAPIFDHFRKVDDNTLMGVMNGKSPTGFPPVAENGKYYYFFLERIADFPVEFVR from the coding sequence ATGTCTGCTTTGTCAGACGGTTTGGCGCAATTTGCCTGTTTCAGGCTGCCTGAAAGCTGGGTAAACTACACTCATCTTTTTAAACAACACATAGCGAGTAATATCATGAATTTAAAGCAAGAATTTGACCAATTAAAAGCCCAAAACCGTTTTGAAGACGAAACCGTGTTAATGAATTTTTTTGACAAACTGCCGCCTGTGGGTGTGGAGGAAATTTTGTCCAAATGGCAAGGTGGCGACTTTGATACAGGGCATTGGGGTACGCCCGAATTAAAAAAACAAAAATGGTTCGGCAAATGGTTTCGCAGCCAATTAGACGGCTCGCCGCTCGTGTGCTACAACGAAGACGGCAAGTTGTACGCCAATCAACTGATGAACGGCGAATGCTCGCTGTGGATGATTGAATTTCGTGGCAAAGTTTCTGCCACAATGGTTTACGATGGTGCACCAATTTTTGACCATTTTCGCAAAGTGGACGACAACACGCTCATGGGAGTGATGAATGGCAAATCGCCCACAGGTTTCCCACCCGTTGCAGAAAATGGCAAATATTACTATTTTTTCTTGGAACGCATTGCTGATTTTCCTGTTGAATTTGTGCGTTAA